The Nostoc sp. 'Lobaria pulmonaria (5183) cyanobiont' genome window below encodes:
- a CDS encoding NAD(P)H-quinone oxidoreductase subunit M, whose product MDNPMLLKSTTRHIRIFAGEIDRDGDLVPSQQVLTLDVDPDNEFNWNEDALQKIYRKFDELVEASSGEDLTDYNLRRVGSDLEHYLRSLLQLGEVSYNLSARVTNYSLGVPQVAIDDKQ is encoded by the coding sequence ATGGATAACCCGATGCTGCTCAAGTCCACAACCCGGCATATCCGCATTTTTGCAGGTGAAATTGACCGGGATGGCGATTTAGTTCCTAGTCAACAAGTCTTAACCTTAGATGTTGACCCAGATAACGAATTTAATTGGAATGAAGATGCACTGCAAAAAATTTATCGAAAATTTGATGAACTAGTAGAAGCATCTAGTGGCGAAGACCTCACAGACTATAACTTGCGCCGTGTAGGGTCAGACTTAGAGCATTATCTGCGATCGCTTCTGCAACTCGGCGAAGTCAGCTACAATCTTTCTGCCCGTGTTACTAACTACAGCTTGGGAGTCCCTCAAGTTGCCATTGACGACAAACAATAA
- a CDS encoding Npun_R1517 family heterocyst differentiation transcriptional regulator, with translation MNSKALPRQINNLEVGVYECEIHLKFRLIEEKSLLSDREQLLQVLLDALTEGSDDFLETLQASVKAQEVSEFKASPQMRRQLMRLRNVAENSPT, from the coding sequence ATGAACTCCAAAGCATTACCACGCCAGATAAATAATCTCGAAGTAGGTGTTTATGAGTGTGAAATACATCTCAAATTCCGGTTGATTGAGGAAAAGAGTCTATTGAGCGATCGCGAGCAACTATTACAGGTGCTACTTGATGCTTTAACCGAAGGTTCTGATGACTTTCTAGAGACGCTACAAGCGTCCGTTAAAGCCCAAGAAGTGTCTGAGTTTAAAGCCTCGCCTCAAATGCGGCGTCAGCTAATGCGCTTGCGTAATGTCGCGGAAAATTCTCCAACTTAA